The Fulvivirga ligni genome window below encodes:
- the pyrR gene encoding bifunctional pyr operon transcriptional regulator/uracil phosphoribosyltransferase PyrR, giving the protein MQKKLILDTHLLHITVDRLCQQLIEAHGNFDGTAIIGMQPRGIHLAEMIHQKLEEDLKTKIDLGYLDTTFYRDDFRRRDTPVKANATKVPFIIENRNVVLIDDVLFTGRSVRAALDAMIAFGRPKKVELLVLVNRKYSRDLPIEPDYIGKDVNTLESQRVLVELEGGKHNKIWLINKEEK; this is encoded by the coding sequence ATGCAAAAAAAACTAATACTCGATACTCACCTCCTGCACATCACAGTGGACAGGCTTTGCCAGCAGCTGATTGAAGCTCATGGTAATTTCGATGGTACTGCTATTATAGGCATGCAGCCTCGCGGTATTCACTTAGCAGAAATGATTCACCAAAAATTAGAAGAGGATCTAAAGACCAAGATTGATCTGGGTTATTTAGATACTACCTTTTATCGTGATGACTTTAGAAGAAGAGATACGCCCGTAAAGGCCAATGCTACCAAGGTGCCTTTTATTATTGAAAATAGAAATGTAGTGCTTATTGATGATGTGCTTTTTACAGGTAGATCAGTGAGAGCAGCATTAGATGCTATGATAGCATTTGGAAGGCCCAAAAAAGTAGAATTACTAGTTCTTGTAAATAGAAAATATTCCAGAGACCTGCCTATTGAACCCGATTATATAGGGAAGGACGTAAATACCCTTGAATCTCAACGTGTTTTAGTAGAGTTAGAGGGCGGAAAGCATAATAAAATTTGGTTGATAAATAAGGAAGAAAAATAG
- a CDS encoding aspartate carbamoyltransferase catalytic subunit, producing MSQLSQKHLLGIKNLTEKDIQLIYETAKTFKDVINRPIKKVPSLRDITIANIFFENSTRTRLSFELAEKRLSADVVNFSSSNSSVKKGETLLDTVNNILAMKVDMVVMRHSSPGAPHFLSKHIDANIVNAGDGTHEHPTQALLDTYSILEKHGKLQGLKVAIIGDILHSRVAISNIFALQKMGAEVMVCGPNTLLPKYISSLGVKVELDVMKALQWCDVANVLRIQLERQQIKYFPSLREYSLYYGIDRKMLDKLDKKITIMHPGPINRGVELNSDVADSEHAIILDQVENGVAVRMAVLYLLAGVHN from the coding sequence ATGTCACAATTAAGTCAAAAACACCTTCTTGGCATTAAAAATTTAACAGAAAAAGACATTCAACTTATTTATGAGACCGCTAAGACCTTTAAAGATGTAATTAACAGACCTATTAAAAAGGTCCCATCTTTAAGAGACATTACCATTGCTAACATCTTTTTTGAAAACTCTACCAGAACCAGACTTTCGTTTGAGCTGGCTGAAAAGCGTTTGTCGGCTGATGTTGTAAACTTCTCTTCATCAAATAGTTCTGTGAAAAAAGGGGAGACCTTGCTGGATACCGTGAATAACATCCTTGCCATGAAAGTAGATATGGTAGTGATGAGGCACAGCAGCCCTGGAGCGCCACATTTTCTTTCAAAACATATAGACGCTAACATTGTAAACGCTGGAGACGGTACTCATGAGCACCCAACGCAAGCGTTATTAGATACCTATTCTATCTTAGAAAAGCATGGTAAGCTGCAAGGTCTTAAAGTGGCTATCATCGGAGATATTTTACATTCCAGAGTGGCCATATCTAATATATTTGCCCTACAGAAAATGGGAGCAGAGGTGATGGTTTGCGGACCTAATACATTATTACCTAAATACATCAGTTCACTAGGTGTGAAAGTAGAGCTAGATGTAATGAAAGCACTACAGTGGTGTGATGTAGCTAACGTATTAAGGATTCAGCTGGAAAGACAGCAGATCAAGTATTTCCCTTCTTTAAGAGAGTATTCACTTTACTACGGCATCGATAGAAAAATGCTGGATAAGCTAGATAAGAAGATCACGATTATGCACCCAGGGCCAATAAACAGAGGTGTGGAATTGAATAGTGATGTGGCTGATTCTGAGCATGCTATTATCCTTGATCAGGTTGAAAATGGTGTGGCTGTGAGAATGGCTGTGCTTTACCTTTTAGCTGGCGTACATAATTAA
- a CDS encoding PKD domain-containing protein — protein sequence MEKLKLPCKRVWGDLFTFSPPGILNILLLSLIFSPLLSFAQSDGLPRGAFQMPYVRYESEAGSRGGGANYYQNPTFLQDQIAAEASDQKYVGLPNNGAYVEWTVNQNANGVTMRFTMPDAPGGEGNNGSLDVYVNGSLSQTVNLTSYWAWQYFPGSEPEDHPGNRPRMRFDEVHFLLNNPLSPGDVLRIQKNNGDGFEYGVDFVEIENVAAPRQKPSGYVSVTDYGATPNDGTDDLAAFQSALTAAQNAGTGVYIPQGRFMLSQKLIVNENNIGVTGAGMWHTELYFSTEAVFSGGILARCSNVEFSHFYLNTVNNQRFLNGQYVTYKGFMGTYGNNSSIHDVWVTHFECGAWIAGYDPPYPIDITQNLNFSNNRIRNNYADGINLCQGTSNTIVAQNNFRSNGDDAMAVWPNSDFGAPMAVNNIFRYNTVEHTYRAGGAAIFGGDGHEVHHCIIKDNMAGSGIRLTTDFPGYHFDNTNQIRFYENTIIACGTSNDLWNFHRGAIEVNSTGGAVRGVYFENINVIDAQRHGIQIGGNGSDLHFDNISVNGTGLDPYTASLYTVASEGAAILTFGGSGTAVFNNLSMENIERDPPIFQANQNFNLILQNINVPLTGISLSENNLNLAAGQSASLSVIYSPTNATNKAVSWSSSNASVATYDEVESKVVAHGTGTATLTVTSADGGHTAQITVTVVSAVNIVANDDQADENGDTGQFTISISETSQNVTVNYSVSGTASPSDYSANPSLSGSITLTPSNTSRIIIITPLDDSDFEDTETLTLTLQSGSGYQLGGSTSASISITDNDNAPCSAPNIGLTSTPPTIDQNVDAVWNNVGAVNISNVTLGGMPGDFSGSYKALYDNNNLYLLVQSTDNSLNNDSGGEWWNDDVMNIFIDGDNSKGSSYDGQNDFQLGFRWNDGTVHLGGNSVQNASGINHSMYSTGNGYAMEVSIPWSTIGVTPAIGNQIGIDVQIDDDDGGGARDAQIAAFSTSEMAWSNPSLFGTVYLTTCGDVVVANAGTDQSLPKGTTSANLSGAGSSGPGTLSYAWTQVNGPSVSIANANAVNTTVSGLSDGNSYTFQLAVSSNGTTATDVVAISIGSNQPPVVNAGNNLSIQLPTNSATLSGSATDSDGTISSYAWTQVSGPSNASLTGQNTAVLNASNLVEGSYVFRLTATDNNNASASDEVLLTVSSEPVYPTDRGDYDAPYTRYESENATLGNGASVQGPTYDMAQLASEASDRKFVSLPSNGSYVEWTVSSSGLNGLNLRFSLSDNSTGTMGVYVNGSKVRDISLSSYWAWQYFDISPSTTGTPSNTPQGSNPEPRMRFDEVHVVLANALNSGDVIRLQKDGGGGAYGIDFIELENVPAPISQPAGYLNIMDYGATPNDETNDAAAFRTCLDLANGDPSIQGIYIPAGRFINGQGNGSPSGNMWVPNDGLTIQGAGMWHTEIYFSSTSQNGAGFLFDANNIHLQDFYMNSATNSRIPGNKAVNGSVGSGSTITNVWAEHFETGFWISSMQSGGWNVTDGLVISNCRIRNVYADGVNLAKGTRNTVVEHTSFRNCIDDAMATWSVNYLEAVPPTPSYGNIFRYNTVENNLRAAGLGFFGGHSHEAHHLIIKDNFAGPGIRLNTQFPAYPFGSNASEAINIHDVTVIGCGTTKNIWTYRFGAIELELPEPTQGQAYDLQYANFTNIDVINSQHDAVFVHSYMPSNNDRVIDNIFFNNVHIDGTGVALDVNNGPQYTTGSGESGGHGIYVANFSPTNTFDGWMELSNTTFTNIAGEDIAFFNNNGDFEVRIDGNPSNQAPTANAGSDQSLSSGTTTANLSGSGTDPDGDNVSFSWSQISGPAATLNNAQAANASASGLSNGNTYVFSLTVSDGVLSSSDDVSITVQQGNTNQAPTANAGNDQNLPAGTGSANLSGSGTDPDGNSLTYSWSQINGPSVSISNANAASTSVNGLASGNSYVFRLTVSDGSLSSTDDVTITVTPDNTGSTAYRIKNRWQNTYLRDGGDRVQYTNSSSGDSYLWVLEDVNNGQEIRNVATGHYMHIENLTGQVQCTPRTFGWQSSRWAMEDAGGGFVRIRNVWQGNQYINVENLQGNAQHGTIYPQWESAQWVLEPVSISARVGSSDSMLSEAFNVYPNPAENEFTIAVDSDIRDDASFVIYNLSGTSVKEGALTGSHTQVDTDNMTAGIYLLKVISGDSIMHSKISIK from the coding sequence TTTCGTTGAAATTGAAAATGTAGCCGCGCCACGTCAAAAGCCTTCTGGTTATGTCTCTGTAACCGATTATGGAGCTACTCCTAATGATGGAACTGATGATTTAGCTGCTTTCCAGTCTGCTTTAACAGCTGCGCAGAATGCAGGTACAGGGGTTTACATTCCTCAAGGCCGCTTTATGCTTAGTCAGAAGTTGATCGTAAATGAAAACAATATCGGCGTAACTGGTGCTGGCATGTGGCACACGGAACTTTATTTTTCCACTGAAGCTGTATTTAGCGGAGGTATTTTGGCTCGTTGCTCAAATGTAGAGTTCTCACATTTCTACCTAAACACGGTTAACAATCAGCGTTTCCTTAACGGCCAATATGTTACTTACAAAGGCTTCATGGGAACTTATGGTAATAATTCCAGCATCCATGATGTATGGGTTACTCACTTTGAGTGTGGTGCCTGGATAGCAGGATATGATCCTCCCTACCCTATTGATATCACTCAGAATCTGAACTTTTCCAACAACAGGATCAGGAATAACTATGCTGACGGAATCAATTTATGTCAGGGAACTTCTAACACTATTGTGGCTCAGAACAACTTCCGAAGTAATGGTGATGACGCCATGGCTGTGTGGCCAAATAGTGACTTTGGAGCACCTATGGCAGTGAACAACATCTTCAGATACAACACTGTAGAGCACACATACAGAGCCGGTGGAGCTGCCATTTTTGGTGGTGATGGTCATGAAGTACACCATTGTATTATCAAAGATAACATGGCAGGATCAGGTATTAGGCTTACTACTGATTTCCCAGGATATCACTTTGACAATACAAATCAGATTCGCTTTTATGAAAACACTATCATAGCCTGCGGAACCAGTAATGACCTTTGGAACTTCCATCGTGGTGCTATCGAAGTTAATTCTACAGGTGGAGCTGTGAGAGGTGTTTATTTTGAAAATATCAATGTAATTGATGCTCAGCGCCATGGTATACAAATTGGTGGAAATGGCTCTGACCTTCATTTTGACAATATAAGTGTCAATGGCACTGGTTTAGATCCTTACACGGCATCCTTATACACAGTAGCCTCAGAAGGAGCCGCTATTCTTACCTTTGGAGGTTCGGGAACAGCAGTTTTCAATAACCTCAGTATGGAAAATATTGAAAGGGATCCTCCAATTTTCCAGGCTAACCAAAATTTTAATCTGATACTACAAAATATCAATGTACCACTAACAGGTATTTCACTTTCGGAAAACAACCTTAATCTAGCTGCGGGACAAAGTGCTTCGCTATCGGTTATTTATAGCCCTACCAACGCCACTAACAAGGCCGTATCATGGAGCTCTTCTAATGCCTCAGTAGCCACTTATGATGAGGTAGAAAGTAAGGTGGTAGCGCATGGCACAGGTACAGCGACTTTAACTGTAACCTCTGCTGATGGTGGACATACCGCACAGATTACGGTAACGGTAGTTTCTGCAGTAAACATTGTGGCTAATGACGATCAAGCAGACGAAAACGGTGACACAGGACAGTTTACCATCAGTATTTCAGAAACCAGCCAGAATGTAACGGTGAACTATTCTGTCAGTGGAACAGCCTCACCATCAGATTATTCGGCCAATCCTTCACTAAGTGGATCGATTACTTTAACACCTTCAAATACATCCAGAATCATTATTATAACCCCTTTAGATGATTCTGACTTTGAAGATACTGAAACACTTACCCTTACGCTTCAATCTGGTTCTGGGTATCAGTTAGGAGGAAGTACATCCGCATCCATTTCCATTACCGATAATGATAATGCACCTTGTTCTGCTCCGAATATTGGACTTACCAGTACGCCTCCAACCATCGATCAAAATGTAGATGCTGTTTGGAATAATGTAGGTGCTGTGAACATTTCAAATGTGACTTTGGGCGGCATGCCTGGAGATTTCAGCGGAAGCTATAAAGCACTTTACGACAACAATAACCTGTATCTATTAGTCCAGTCTACTGACAATTCACTTAACAATGATTCTGGTGGTGAATGGTGGAATGACGACGTTATGAACATCTTCATTGATGGCGATAACAGCAAAGGTTCCAGTTATGACGGGCAGAATGACTTCCAGTTAGGTTTCCGTTGGAATGATGGCACTGTTCACCTGGGTGGCAACTCTGTTCAAAACGCTTCAGGCATTAACCACTCGATGTACAGTACCGGTAATGGATATGCTATGGAAGTTTCTATTCCATGGTCTACCATTGGCGTAACACCAGCCATCGGTAACCAAATTGGTATAGATGTGCAAATTGATGACGATGATGGCGGTGGCGCCAGAGATGCGCAGATCGCAGCCTTCTCTACCTCTGAGATGGCCTGGTCAAACCCTAGTTTGTTTGGTACTGTTTACTTAACCACGTGTGGTGATGTAGTGGTGGCCAACGCCGGAACAGATCAGTCTCTTCCAAAAGGTACAACCTCAGCTAATTTATCAGGTGCAGGAAGCTCTGGTCCTGGCACTTTAAGCTATGCATGGACTCAGGTAAATGGTCCTTCGGTAAGTATTGCAAATGCTAATGCTGTAAATACAACCGTTAGTGGTCTAAGTGATGGCAATAGCTACACTTTCCAACTAGCGGTGAGTAGCAACGGAACCACTGCCACAGATGTGGTAGCTATAAGCATTGGCTCTAATCAGCCACCGGTGGTAAATGCCGGTAATAACCTAAGCATTCAGCTACCTACCAACAGCGCCACTTTGAGCGGATCTGCCACTGACAGTGATGGCACCATCAGTTCTTACGCATGGACACAGGTGAGCGGCCCTTCAAACGCCAGCTTAACCGGACAAAACACAGCAGTATTGAACGCTTCCAATCTTGTAGAAGGTAGTTATGTATTCAGGTTAACAGCCACGGATAATAACAACGCATCCGCTAGTGATGAAGTACTGCTTACAGTGAGCTCAGAGCCAGTTTACCCAACTGACCGTGGTGACTATGATGCTCCTTATACTCGCTATGAGTCAGAAAATGCCACACTTGGTAATGGTGCTTCTGTACAAGGACCTACTTATGATATGGCACAGCTAGCCTCAGAAGCCAGCGACAGAAAGTTTGTAAGCTTACCTTCAAATGGCAGCTATGTAGAGTGGACTGTTTCTAGCTCAGGCCTTAATGGACTTAACTTAAGATTCTCATTATCAGACAATAGCACCGGAACTATGGGCGTTTATGTAAATGGAAGTAAGGTAAGAGATATTAGCTTAAGCTCATACTGGGCATGGCAATATTTTGATATCAGCCCATCTACTACAGGAACCCCGTCAAATACTCCTCAAGGATCAAACCCTGAGCCAAGAATGAGGTTTGATGAAGTGCACGTGGTACTAGCAAATGCTCTGAATTCAGGAGATGTGATCAGATTGCAGAAAGATGGTGGTGGCGGCGCTTATGGCATCGACTTCATTGAACTTGAAAATGTGCCCGCACCAATCAGTCAACCAGCCGGATATCTTAATATTATGGACTATGGAGCCACACCAAATGATGAAACCAATGATGCGGCAGCCTTTAGAACGTGTCTTGATTTAGCCAATGGTGATCCTAGCATTCAAGGTATTTATATTCCAGCAGGTAGATTTATTAATGGTCAAGGAAACGGTTCTCCTTCTGGTAACATGTGGGTCCCTAACGATGGTCTAACCATCCAGGGAGCTGGTATGTGGCATACTGAAATATACTTCAGCAGCACCTCGCAAAATGGTGCAGGATTCTTGTTCGATGCGAATAACATCCACCTTCAAGACTTCTATATGAACAGTGCTACCAACTCTCGTATACCTGGTAACAAAGCAGTGAACGGAAGTGTAGGATCTGGTTCTACCATTACAAATGTCTGGGCTGAGCACTTTGAAACAGGCTTCTGGATATCTTCCATGCAGTCTGGAGGATGGAATGTGACTGATGGATTGGTCATCAGTAACTGCCGAATCAGAAACGTATATGCCGATGGTGTGAATCTGGCCAAAGGAACCCGTAACACTGTGGTAGAGCATACCAGTTTTAGAAACTGTATTGATGATGCCATGGCGACATGGTCAGTAAATTATCTTGAAGCTGTACCTCCAACTCCTAGTTATGGTAATATTTTCAGATATAACACTGTTGAGAATAACTTAAGAGCAGCTGGTTTAGGCTTCTTCGGTGGTCATAGCCATGAGGCACATCACCTGATCATTAAGGATAACTTCGCCGGCCCTGGTATTAGGTTAAACACCCAGTTCCCGGCTTACCCGTTTGGATCAAATGCTTCTGAAGCCATAAACATTCATGATGTTACCGTTATTGGTTGCGGTACCACCAAGAACATCTGGACGTACAGATTTGGAGCCATTGAGCTGGAACTACCTGAACCTACACAAGGTCAGGCTTATGATCTTCAATATGCCAATTTTACCAATATAGATGTAATCAACTCTCAGCATGATGCTGTTTTTGTACACTCTTACATGCCTTCTAACAATGACCGAGTGATTGATAATATCTTTTTCAACAATGTACATATTGATGGAACCGGAGTTGCCCTAGATGTAAACAACGGACCTCAGTACACCACAGGCTCAGGAGAATCAGGAGGTCATGGAATTTATGTAGCGAACTTCTCTCCTACTAATACCTTTGACGGATGGATGGAATTGTCAAACACCACTTTCACCAACATTGCGGGTGAAGACATCGCTTTCTTCAACAACAATGGTGATTTTGAAGTGAGAATTGATGGTAATCCATCTAATCAGGCTCCTACGGCTAATGCTGGCAGCGATCAATCATTATCTTCAGGAACAACCACAGCCAACTTAAGTGGTTCTGGAACAGACCCTGACGGAGATAATGTTTCTTTCAGCTGGAGTCAGATTAGTGGTCCTGCGGCTACCTTAAATAATGCTCAGGCAGCAAATGCTTCCGCTTCCGGTTTATCAAACGGCAACACTTATGTATTCAGTCTAACCGTGAGTGACGGAGTATTGAGCAGCAGCGATGATGTTTCTATCACAGTGCAGCAAGGCAATACGAACCAGGCTCCTACTGCTAATGCAGGAAATGATCAAAATCTACCTGCCGGTACAGGAAGTGCGAATTTATCTGGTTCAGGTACTGACCCTGATGGCAACAGCTTAACTTACAGCTGGAGCCAAATCAATGGACCTTCTGTATCTATCAGCAATGCTAACGCAGCAAGCACTTCCGTGAATGGCCTGGCCAGCGGAAACAGCTATGTATTCAGGTTAACGGTGAGCGATGGTTCTCTAAGCAGCACTGATGATGTAACTATTACTGTAACTCCTGACAACACCGGCTCTACTGCCTATAGAATTAAGAACAGATGGCAGAACACTTACCTGAGAGATGGTGGTGATAGAGTACAGTACACTAATTCTTCATCTGGTGATTCTTATCTATGGGTGCTTGAAGATGTAAATAACGGTCAGGAAATCAGAAATGTGGCTACAGGTCATTACATGCATATTGAGAATCTGACAGGACAGGTGCAATGTACGCCAAGAACTTTCGGATGGCAGAGCTCAAGATGGGCTATGGAAGACGCAGGTGGCGGATTTGTAAGAATCAGAAATGTATGGCAGGGTAATCAATACATTAATGTAGAGAACCTTCAAGGAAATGCTCAACATGGCACTATCTATCCTCAGTGGGAAAGCGCTCAGTGGGTATTGGAACCTGTAAGCATATCAGCCAGAGTTGGCTCATCAGATAGCATGCTTTCTGAGGCTTTCAATGTATATCCTAATCCGGCAGAAAATGAGTTTACCATAGCCGTAGATAGTGATATCCGTGATGATGCATCATTTGTAATCTATAACCTATCAGGCACATCAGTAAAAGAAGGTGCCTTAACGGGAAGTCACACTCAGGTGGACACAGATAATATGACGGCAGGAATCTATCTACTGAAAGTAATTTCAGGAGATAGTATCATGCATTCAAAAATCTCTATTAAGTAG